A single region of the Manihot esculenta cultivar AM560-2 chromosome 12, M.esculenta_v8, whole genome shotgun sequence genome encodes:
- the LOC110628667 gene encoding calcium-binding protein KRP1 has protein sequence MADFEDLLPVIAKNLGGEGLIKELCNGFQLLMDKDKGVITPESLRRTSTLLGLPDLRDDEIMSMVKEGDLDGDGALNQMEFCVLMFRLSPDLMEESLLRLQKESTTEVDFDGRD, from the coding sequence ATGGCAGATTTTGAAGATTTGCTGCCAGTGATAGCCAAGAATCTCGGTGGAGAGGGCCTGATAAAGGAGCTATGTAATGGGTTTCAGTTACTGATGGATAAAGACAAAGGGGTTATCACACCAGAGAGCTTGAGGAGGACCTCTACTCTTCTGGGTTTGCCGGATCTGAGAGATGATGAGATTATGAGCATGGTTAAAGAAGGTGATCTTGATGGAGATGGAGCTCTTAATCAGATGGAGTTTTGTGTTTTAATGTTCAGATTGAGTCCTGATTTGATGGAAGAATCTCTGCTGCGGCTTCAAAAGGAATCGACAACAGAAGTGGATTTTGATGGAAGGGACTGA
- the LOC110628577 gene encoding G-type lectin S-receptor-like serine/threonine-protein kinase At4g03230 — protein sequence MLSTHMLSRICLSFSFLILSFCLRLCFARDSIRFNAPIKDQATLVSAGKRFVLGFFFPNGGDISRRYLGIWYLGSNSRIVVWVANRQHPLQDSTGVLAIVEDGNIKVLDKYNQSYWSTEIRPSTSLTFNRTLKLLDSGNLVLIQEGESENILWQSFEHPTDTFLPGMRMDRKMKLVSWKSQDDPAPGAFTFQLDQERENQYIILNRSVPYWKSEVSGGFTRPDQRLLIFTFLLKNFSRISFSSSDIPSSVNPLTFNMTNRTTIDYSNTRLVMALNGTIQFFWPGNESETASLKRWELEPRDRCSVFNACGNFSTCNSENILKCKCLPGFKPKSQENWDSGNFSHGCTRISPICSKDVNVSNFLNLKTMKVGKPDGVLESLNDEDECKKTCLKNCACQAYSYLNASKGGNGNSICWIWSQELNNIQELYDFGRDLNYRVPLSDIDQMKRSCHPCGTQIIPYPLSTESNCGDPLYNYFSCDNATGRLSFLTNNSYYQVPGINGELHKFSIQIDEAACKSIGLNKDFLKLPWAFNITSGCKNYSFGKEVEIKWEFPSEPVCHKPEDCIDWPSSTCYGQSGTRSCTCKEPFRWDSIKLNCTSGSGSSSPNQRRNKKQRPFYQVLLGAIATVTVISYAAFYLYTRRRRRVTIQENREGALETVAIRFYDSERQVKDFMDSNRFSEDDKKGLDVPFVDLECILAATDNFSDANKLGKGGFGPVYKGRFPGGQEIAIKRLSSGSGQGLEEFKNEVVLIAKLQHRNLVRLLGYCVEGHEKILLYEYMPNKSLDSFIFDRTKCVLLNWELRFNIIMGIARGLLYLHHDSRLRIIHRDLKTSNVLLDEEMNPKISDFGLARIFGGKQTEATTERVVGTYGYMSPEYALDGFFSIKSDVFSFGVILLEIISGKRNTIFYKSGQAFNLLGHVWRLWKEDKALELMDQTIRESCNANEFMRCVNIGLLCAQEDPNDRPNMTDLVFMLGSQTATIPSPKQPAFVVRRSLSNEANSSSSSSKKIVETNIALTTSLTDGR from the exons ATGCTTTCTACCCACATGCTTTCTCGCATCTGCTTATCTTTCTCATTCTTAATTCTCAGTTTTTGTCTTCGGTTATGCTTTGCAAGGGATTCCATAAGGTTTAATGCTCCAATTAAAGATCAAGCAACACTTGTTTCTGCTGGAAAAAGATTTGTTCTTGGATTCTTTTTCCCAAATGGAGGTGATATTAGCCGTAGATACCTTGGGATCTGGTATTTGGGCTCAAATTCGAGGATTGTCGTTTGGGTTGCTAATCGTCAACATCCACTTCAGGATTCAACTGGAGTTCTTGCCATTGTAGAAGATGGAAACATCAAGGTATTAGATAAATATAATCAATCTTACTGGTCCACTGAAATCAGGCCATCAACATCGTTAACTTTCAATCGGACGTTGAAGCTCCTGGATTCAGGGAATCTAGTTCTCATTCAAGAAGGTGAAAGTGAAAATATACTCTGGCAGAGCTTCGAACATCCAACTGATACATTTCTTCCCGGCATGAGGATGGACAGGAAGATGAAATTGGTTTCTTGGAAAAGTCAAGACGACCCTGCACCAGGGGCCTTCACGTTTCAGCTAGATCAAGAGAGAGAAAATCAGTACATAATCTTGAATAGATCTGTGCCATATTGGAAAAGTGAAGTTTCAGGAGGGTTTACCCGCCCTGATCAAAGGCTCCTGATTTTTACCTTCTTGCTTAAGAATTTCAGCAGGATTAGCTTCTCAAGCAGTGACATACCTTCATCAGTAAACCCTCTGACTTTCAATATGACCAACCGTACCACCATTGATTATAGTAATACAAGATTGGTGATGGCTTTAAATGGAACGATACAATTTTTTTGGCCGGGTAATGAGAGTGAGACAGCCTCTTTGAAGAGATGGGAGTTGGAACCAAGAGATCGGTGCAGTGTATTTAACGCCTGTGGGAATTTTAGTACCTGCAACAGTGAGAACATCTTGAAATGTAAGTGCTTGCCGGGATTTAAGCCCAAGTCACAGGAAAATTGGGATTCAGGGAATTTTTCACATGGTTGTACAAGAATATCGCCAATATGCAGCAAGGATGTCAATGTTAGCAACTTCCTGAATCTGAAGACGATGAAAGTGGGAAAACCAGACGGTGTACTTGAGAGTTTGAATGATGAAGATGAATGCAAGAAGACGTGCCTCAAAAATTGCGCTTGCCAAGCGTATTCTTATCTCAACGCTTCAAAGGGTGGTAATGGTAACTCTATATGTTGGATTTGGTCACAAGAGCTTAACAATATTCAGGAGTTGTATGACTTCGGTCGAGACCTCAATTACCGTGTCCCGCTTTCCGACATAG ATCAGATGAAAAGAAGTTGTCACCCTTGTGGCACCCAGATCATCCCTTACCCGCTCAGCACCGAATCAAACTGTGGTGATCCACTGTACAACTATTTTAGTTGTGACAATGCGACTGGTCGTCTTAGCTTTCTAACAAATAATAGTTATTATCAAGTCCCTGGCATCAACGGAGAATTGCATAAATTTTCCATCCAAATTGATGAAGCAGCTTGTAAATCTATTGGTTTAAACAAAGATTTTCTGAAGCTGCCTTGGGCATTTAATATAACTAGTGGGTGCAAAAACTATAGTTTTGGTAAAGAAGTAGAAATTAAATGGGAGTTCCCATCAGAGCCAGTATGTCATAAACCTGAAGACTGTATTGACTGGCCTTCTTCAACTTGTTATGGACAAAGTGGGACGAGGTCATGCACGTGCAAAGAACCCTTTCGATGGGATTCGATTAAACTCAATTGTACTTCAG GCAGTGGTTCCTCTAGTCCAAATCAAAGACGTAACAAGAAACAGAGACCATTTTATCAAGTCTTGTTGGGAGCTATTGCAACTGTTACAGTCATTTCATATGCAGCTTTCTATTTGTAtacgagaagaagaagaagggtaaCTATACAAG AAAACAGAGAAGGAGCCCTGGAAACTGTAGCAATTCGTTTTTATGACAGTGAAAGACAAGTCAAAGATTTCATGGATTCTAACCGATTCAGTGAAGATGACAAGAAAGGCCTAGATGTACCATTTGTTGATTTGGAATGCATATTAGCTGCTACAGATAACTTCTCTGATGCAAACAAGCTTGGAAAAGGTGGTTTTGGGCCTGTTTACAAG GGAAGGTTTCCAGGAGGACAAGAAATTGCAATAAAGCGGCTGTCCAGCGGTTCAGGACAAGGCTTGGAGGAATTCAAGAATGAGGTTGTATTGATTGCCAAACTTCAACATCGGAATCTAGTTAGACTTCTGGGCTATTGTGTCGAAGGACATGAAAAGATATTACTTTATGAATACATGCCTAACAAGAGCTTGGATTCCTTCATATTTG ACCGAACAAAATGTGTATTGTTAAATTGGGAGCTGCGCTTTAACATTATCATGGGGATTGCTCGAGGGCTACTTTATCTTCACCATGATTCCAGATTGAGGATCATACACAGAGATCTGAAGACAAGTAATGTTCTCTTAGATGAGGAAATGAACCCTAAAATTTCTGATTTTGGCTTGGCAAGGATCTTTGGAGGCAAACAGACAGAAGCAACCACAGAGAGAGTTGTTGGGACTTA TGGGTACATGTCTCCAGAGTATGCATTGGATGGCTTTTTCTCAATCAAATCTGATGTCTTTAGTTTTGGGGTAATTTTGCTTGAAATCATTAGTGGAAAAAGGAACACTATATTTTACAAGTCTGGTCAAGCTTTCAACCTTCTCGGCCAT GTGTGGAGGCTGTGGAAAGAAGATAAGGCGTTGGAGTTGATGGATCAAACAATACGTGAAAGTTGCAATGCAAATGAATTTATGAGATGTGTTAATATTGGGTTATTATGTGCACAAGAGGACCCAAATGATCGTCCCAACATGACAGATCTTGTCTTCATGCTTGGAAGTCAAACTGCAACTATTCCAAGTCCAAAGCAACCAGCCTTCGTAGTAAGGAGATCCCTCTCTAATGAAGCtaattcttcctcttcttcctctAAAAAAATAGTGGAGACGAATATTGCATTAACAACTAGCCTTACAGATGGCCGATAA